CGTTACAGTGAGTGTCAATCCCGTTCTATGGATTCGGGCCGGTGTCTTTATCTGCACTAGGTCTCGATCCTCACGATATTGATACACCCCTCAACCTCCAGTTCAGTGTGCCCTATCTGATATCGCTCGCAGCGCTAGGTGTAAAACCAGGACCGGATTGGTATCACCCGGACAAGCTCACCGATTCTGAAGTAAGAGAGTTCATGGGAAAGGTCAAAATAGAGATAGACCCCAGGTCAGCCGCTGAGCTGGTGCGAGCGATACGGGAAGAGCCCACAAAGCGATTCCGAAAGTGTCCCGGATCCATCAGCGTGGTTGCTAAGGGCCGGACGTTTGATGCTGAAACAGACTATCTGCTTGGTGATCCCCACACTTCAAAAACAACTATGACGGACGATAGGCTGCGGGATAAATTCAGGACCTATTCGTCCGAAGTCTTGCCGCGGTCCAAGGTTGAAAAGGCCATCGAGACCGTCGACGCGTTGGAGAAACTCGGCAACGTAAACAAGTTGGTTGAATTACTGGTACGATGATTGTTGAAAATCTGTCAGGGTGCTGAAAAACGAGACCAGCAAGTCAATTCACGCAGAAAAATCGGATGGCGACTGAGGCTAGGTCTGTTTCTGACGGGGCATTCAGAGGCTGAATCAAAGAAAAACTGCTCTTCAATAGTCTGCAAGACCTCTCGGCACAAATTGATTACCGCGTCTTTGGCAAAGTTGAAAAATTAGAGGAGTATATGTGCCTCAAGACCTTTCCCAGGGAAGTCAGCAATTGGGCCTGCTCATCAGAATCGAGAACCTGAAAGGCATCACGAATGGCCTGGCTGTGTACGACCTTTTCAATAACACTCTCTCCCTTGTCGGTGAGATAGACGTATACTTCTTTGCGATTCTTTCCATCCCGTTTTCTCTCTAACAAGTTCGCCTTCTCCATTCTATCAAGGAGCCGGGTTGTTGTCGGTGGGCTGCACCCGAGCCAGTAGCTCAACTGAGCCATATTGACGGGATTTTGGGCTGCTTTGATGGCTATCAAAGTCGTTGCCTGGATAGGGCTGATCTGCATAGGCTTGAGTTCGCTAGCCCTTTCCATGCTCAGCATGTGCTTGGCCAGGTTAATTCGCATCCAGAGCTTGAAGGTTGGGTCGGAAATATCGATGCTCATGCGTCTTATTCTAGCGTTTGTTCCCTCAATATTCAATGCTTGTGACCAAGCCTCCCCATTCGTCGAAAGGGCCCCTAAGGCTTGTTGACAAGTAGTTGTTCGGCGTATATACTTCGTGTACGACAATTGTTAATTGATGCTAATGATTGTGGGATGGCAATGGTATTCACTGCAGCCCATGCTATTGGGTAAGCTCGTCAAGAAGCGATGCCTGATTTGAGCGGCCCATATGGAAGGAAACCATGGTGACGGTTGATGCCGAAATGAGTACAGGTATATCGACAGTTAATTGAACATCGTAACGGATCATCGTGCTGGATGACGGCATACGGTGCCATATTTATTGATCTGGATCATAGCGTGCAATCAGTTCGATGAAAGGGGGTGATAATACAGACAGAATAGGAATTCTCCAATCACGGGCAGATCGGGTTCCCGGGTGGTGTAGCACATATTGAGTATCGAAAAGGAAAATACGATCAGGAGGGTTGGAAATGAGAATGAGTGGAAATCTCTGGTACAGAGTTGCGATGCTAGTGTTGGTATTGGTATTGATAGTGCCCATCCTGGCAGCCTGTGGTGATGATGAAGAGGAATCCCCAACAGCTTCAGCAACGAATCCCGTGGCAACAACACCGGCAAAGACAACCCCTTCGGCAACGACTCCCACAGCGACGGCCTCTAAAGACCCGGTCAAGATCGGGGTTCTAATGTCATGGAGTGGTGCAATGGCTGCGGCCGGCACGTATGCGGACGCGTGCTTGAAGGTCATAGAACAGCAAATTAAGGACGAAGGAGGCATTTTGGGAGGCAGGCCTGTTCAATTCATCAAGCAGGATGACGCGGGTCAGGTCGCCGACACCTTCACCGGATTCAAAAAGCTGGTACTGCAAGAGGACGTGTCCGCTGTTGTCCTTGGCGGTGCAAGCGCATCGGCCCTTGTAGCTGCGTCCGACGCTGCAGAGGAGCATCATGTTCCGTTGTTCAGTATAGGTTCTTCTCCGGTAGACGCAGAGCTGGTTAACAAGCCATACACCATTCGCTGCGCCTCTCCGGATATCTACATTGTCGGCCAGGTGGGTATTGATTTCATAGTGAATGTTCTCAAGCCGAAATCGATAGGCTTTCTTATTGGGGACATGAAGGAAACGCGTGAACGCACGTCTATGATAAAGAAGGTAACGGAGGCTGCCGGTATCAAGACCGTGTCTGAGCAATACGTCGGGCTAGGCACCACCG
Above is a window of Dehalococcoidia bacterium DNA encoding:
- a CDS encoding ABC transporter substrate-binding protein, producing the protein MRMSGNLWYRVAMLVLVLVLIVPILAACGDDEEESPTASATNPVATTPAKTTPSATTPTATASKDPVKIGVLMSWSGAMAAAGTYADACLKVIEQQIKDEGGILGGRPVQFIKQDDAGQVADTFTGFKKLVLQEDVSAVVLGGASASALVAASDAAEEHHVPLFSIGSSPVDAELVNKPYTIRCASPDIYIVGQVGIDFIVNVLKPKSIGFLIGDMKETRERTSMIKKVTEAAGIKTVSEQYVGLGTTDFNPFLTRIKRDNPEVILADSGGSVTFYATIYKQLPEQGGLGDIKFLSLSPASTSSSILKLAESLGEGSYHYGFWIPGTDNPGTKEFEQYGAQLLPDVALSSSHVTQYNAIRTAIEAIKLAGSDKPEDIAKAARSGNLVWEAPTGTLKFFPDGKHSLTGQFYILANGTLTEVK
- a CDS encoding MarR family transcriptional regulator, with translation MSIDISDPTFKLWMRINLAKHMLSMERASELKPMQISPIQATTLIAIKAAQNPVNMAQLSYWLGCSPPTTTRLLDRMEKANLLERKRDGKNRKEVYVYLTDKGESVIEKVVHSQAIRDAFQVLDSDEQAQLLTSLGKVLRHIYSSNFSTLPKTR